The following proteins are co-located in the Campylobacter concisus genome:
- the fabG gene encoding 3-oxoacyl-ACP reductase FabG translates to MSKRVLITGSSRGIGASIAKRLANEYEVVLHARSKSDELLKMASELGAKFMTFDVADTAAAKEAIEADMEANGVYYGVVLNAGITRDNTFVGLSDEEWFDVIDVNLNGFYNVLRPALMPMIRARKPARIVTLSSVSGVIGNRGQVNYSASKAGIIGASKALAVELASRGITVNCVAPGLIKTDMSEEILNSDFLGEVLKAIPAKRAGEADEVAGLVKFLLSDEASYITRQVIGVNGGLC, encoded by the coding sequence GTGAGTAAGAGAGTATTGATAACTGGATCAAGTAGAGGCATAGGAGCTAGTATCGCTAAACGCTTAGCTAACGAGTACGAAGTGGTGCTTCATGCAAGAAGTAAGAGCGATGAGCTTTTAAAGATGGCTAGTGAGCTTGGGGCTAAATTTATGACATTTGACGTGGCTGATACGGCCGCAGCAAAAGAGGCCATAGAGGCTGACATGGAAGCAAATGGCGTATACTACGGTGTTGTGCTAAATGCTGGCATAACAAGGGATAACACCTTTGTGGGGCTGAGCGATGAAGAGTGGTTTGATGTGATAGATGTAAATTTAAATGGCTTTTACAATGTCCTAAGACCAGCGCTAATGCCCATGATAAGGGCTAGAAAGCCAGCTAGAATAGTAACACTAAGCTCTGTTTCAGGCGTCATTGGCAACAGAGGTCAGGTGAACTACTCAGCTAGCAAAGCTGGCATTATAGGAGCCAGCAAAGCCCTTGCAGTCGAGCTTGCAAGTAGAGGCATAACAGTAAACTGTGTAGCACCTGGGCTTATAAAGACAGATATGAGCGAAGAAATTTTAAATAGCGATTTCTTGGGCGAAGTACTAAAGGCCATACCTGCAAAAAGAGCTGGAGAGGCAGATGAAGTGGCAGGGCTGGTTAAATTTTTACTAAGCGACGAGGCTAGCTACATCACAAGGCAGGTTATCGGTGTAAATGGAGGACTTTGCTAA
- a CDS encoding thioester dehydrase, giving the protein MMISDYLPHSSAITLIDEILEFTPCESIKVRSVINEQNPFLEDGKFQMQKAIEMMAQSLGIYDSKMRELRGEKAIFGFLLGSRKFEIFRPYFKVGDEIVIISKCSIQDESGFGVYDSELFVNGELGARAVLNVMSPDEEFVKKALSE; this is encoded by the coding sequence ATGATGATAAGTGACTATTTGCCGCACAGCAGCGCCATAACCCTGATCGATGAAATTTTAGAATTTACGCCTTGTGAGAGTATCAAAGTAAGAAGTGTGATAAATGAGCAAAATCCATTTTTAGAAGATGGGAAATTTCAGATGCAAAAGGCGATTGAGATGATGGCTCAAAGCCTTGGAATTTATGACTCAAAGATGCGTGAGCTAAGGGGCGAAAAGGCGATATTTGGCTTTTTGCTAGGCAGTAGAAAATTTGAAATTTTTAGGCCATATTTTAAAGTGGGCGATGAGATAGTGATCATCTCAAAGTGCTCGATCCAAGATGAGAGTGGATTTGGCGTTTATGACAGTGAGCTTTTTGTAAATGGCGAGCTTGGCGCAAGGGCTGTTTTAAACGTGATGAGCCCTGATGAAGAATTTGTAAAAAAGGCACTTAGTGAGTAA
- a CDS encoding beta-ketoacyl synthase N-terminal-like domain-containing protein: MLIYVSKPAIISAAGSSSDENLSSLLSGKRFLGLSSEFHPENKFLVAKFDKALPEFAKNTKEHFKTRTNALLLNTLLELDDEIKKAIKKFGKSRVGVILGTTTSGIEENFWTFKEYIKTEIFDKSKFGIDRNCLANVTEFVSEFYGLEGPSFCVSTACTSGVKAIIEAQRLIKSDICDAVICGGVDSLNTLTINGFNSLSILSQKPSQPFSKNREGINIGEGAGLFLLSRDEISNVAVAGSASNCDAFHMTQPDFNAKMAISCIKEALKKAGIDGVDYVNLHGTGTQANDKMEAKAVNLTLGSAYASSLKPQIGHTLGAAGAIESAICVMLCMQENSTLPPHVYDGEYDESLEAINLVKSGTKFDVKTAMSLSFAFGGDNAVIIFKRVR, encoded by the coding sequence GTGTTGATCTACGTTAGCAAACCAGCCATTATTAGTGCAGCAGGGAGCAGTAGTGATGAGAATTTGAGCTCGCTTTTAAGTGGAAAGAGATTTCTAGGCCTTAGCAGTGAGTTTCATCCTGAGAATAAATTTTTAGTAGCGAAATTTGATAAGGCACTGCCAGAGTTTGCCAAGAACACAAAAGAACACTTCAAAACAAGAACCAATGCTTTGCTTCTAAACACGCTTCTTGAGCTTGACGATGAGATAAAAAAGGCTATCAAAAAATTTGGTAAGAGCCGTGTAGGTGTTATTTTAGGCACTACAACGAGTGGAATTGAAGAAAATTTTTGGACTTTTAAAGAGTATATAAAAACTGAAATTTTTGATAAAAGCAAGTTTGGCATAGACAGAAACTGTCTTGCAAATGTGACCGAATTTGTGAGCGAATTTTATGGATTAGAAGGTCCAAGTTTTTGTGTTTCAACTGCCTGTACTTCTGGTGTTAAGGCGATTATTGAGGCACAAAGACTAATAAAAAGCGATATTTGCGATGCGGTTATATGTGGTGGTGTCGATAGTTTAAACACATTAACCATAAATGGCTTTAACTCACTTAGCATTTTAAGTCAAAAACCAAGCCAGCCATTTTCTAAAAACAGAGAGGGTATAAACATAGGCGAGGGAGCTGGGCTATTTTTGCTGAGCCGTGATGAAATTTCAAACGTTGCGGTCGCTGGCTCGGCCTCAAACTGCGACGCTTTTCATATGACTCAGCCTGATTTTAATGCCAAAATGGCAATTTCTTGTATAAAAGAAGCTTTAAAAAAAGCTGGCATAGACGGCGTGGACTATGTAAATTTGCATGGCACCGGTACGCAAGCAAATGACAAAATGGAGGCAAAAGCAGTAAATTTAACGCTTGGCTCCGCATATGCTAGCTCACTAAAGCCACAGATTGGACACACACTTGGAGCTGCTGGAGCCATCGAGAGCGCCATTTGCGTGATGCTTTGCATGCAAGAAAATAGCACCTTGCCGCCACATGTTTATGACGGCGAGTATGATGAGAGTTTGGAAGCTATAAATTTAGTAAAAAGTGGCACGAAATTTGACGTAAAAACAGCGATGTCGCTATCTTTTGCCTTTGGCGGAGACAACGCCGTAATAATATTTAAAAGAGTGAGATGA
- a CDS encoding 4'-phosphopantetheinyl transferase family protein → MPIKRGEIYLFISFCGEKFSPKMLDKKDRRRVKKYPNLIKQNSFKISRYLKFKAKMRGKICLSHKENIAVLAISKEKIGVDVEELKQRNFDAVASFCFTKDESKNLANAKDKMQKFYEIYTAKEAVLKLKNLSFSDLGTTSYDEMAKKYLIINNSFIICLAFKQCKDIIIKLL, encoded by the coding sequence ATGCCTATAAAAAGGGGTGAAATTTATCTTTTTATCAGCTTTTGCGGTGAGAAATTTAGCCCAAAAATGCTAGATAAAAAAGATCGCAGAAGAGTAAAAAAATATCCAAATTTAATAAAACAAAACTCATTTAAAATATCTCGCTACTTAAAATTTAAAGCAAAGATGCGAGGTAAAATCTGTCTTTCGCATAAAGAAAATATCGCAGTTTTAGCCATTTCAAAAGAAAAGATCGGAGTCGATGTAGAAGAGCTAAAGCAGAGAAATTTTGACGCGGTAGCTAGCTTTTGCTTTACAAAAGATGAGAGCAAAAATTTGGCAAATGCAAAAGATAAAATGCAAAAATTTTATGAAATTTATACTGCAAAAGAAGCGGTTTTAAAGCTTAAAAATTTATCGTTTAGCGATCTTGGTACTACCAGCTACGATGAAATGGCAAAAAAATACTTAATTATTAATAATTCATTTATTATTTGCCTTGCATTTAAGCAATGCAAAGATATAATTATTAAACTTTTGTAA
- a CDS encoding ABC transporter substrate-binding protein, translating to MLAGELLKSHFAKFDLVAVLSKFLEQSHFDKEKFDLLKQNNFKILDKNIKQEIVKTAGFKEFFDEKFQSFLCELMQSKVLIVSGKEYKFSELEIYTCFDANTYKRQCEAGEIYFHNFGFDISFKSEPSLYGGVLVRGLKPLNGQNFIFGPRKCALHILNSKMSNLNFDLKEADFRKDKITFTPRIRSFGDENQQKNDCLRAFTAEFEKALECDENYKKRLNAYKKG from the coding sequence ATGCTAGCTGGCGAGCTGCTTAAAAGCCATTTTGCTAAATTTGATCTAGTGGCGGTGCTTAGTAAATTTTTAGAGCAAAGTCATTTTGATAAAGAAAAATTTGATCTGCTCAAACAAAATAACTTTAAAATTTTAGATAAAAATATAAAACAAGAGATAGTTAAAACTGCTGGTTTTAAAGAGTTTTTTGACGAGAAATTTCAGAGCTTTTTATGCGAGCTTATGCAGAGTAAAGTTTTAATTGTTTCTGGCAAAGAGTATAAATTTAGTGAGCTTGAAATTTATACTTGTTTTGACGCAAATACCTACAAAAGGCAGTGTGAGGCAGGAGAGATTTACTTTCACAACTTTGGTTTTGACATATCTTTTAAAAGCGAGCCATCGCTTTATGGCGGCGTTTTAGTAAGAGGCCTAAAGCCCTTAAACGGGCAAAATTTTATCTTTGGGCCAAGAAAATGTGCCTTGCATATCTTAAATAGCAAAATGAGCAATTTAAACTTTGATCTAAAAGAGGCTGATTTTAGAAAAGATAAGATTACTTTTACGCCACGCATTAGATCATTTGGCGATGAAAACCAGCAAAAAAATGATTGCCTTAGAGCATTTACTGCTGAGTTTGAAAAAGCCTTAGAGTGTGATGAAAATTATAAAAAGAGATTAAATGCCTATAAAAAGGGGTGA
- a CDS encoding TPM domain-containing protein, producing the protein MKKIFALLFFTFCFCFAINFNEQINDEAQIFSKNEKAELLSLVQNYEQNSTTQIAIVTLKSLENKSIEEISLEIARGYKLGQKQSSNGVLLIIAPNERKIRIEVGYGLEGMLTDAISSQIINDVIVPKFKQGDMGGGVIEGIRAIIKVASGEEFESVSEDKEIPFGIFAFFAGMISCFISVFLGKFFMRVGFSACFAGLISTVFEQFFGVQNYFIVFAIVFVIFFIILKNAFKKNTQSKNTHSDFGRDRSDSNSSGSGHSSSSRGGGFSGGGGGFGGGGASGSW; encoded by the coding sequence ATGAAGAAAATTTTTGCTCTTTTATTTTTTACATTTTGCTTTTGTTTTGCCATAAATTTTAACGAGCAGATAAATGACGAGGCTCAAATTTTCTCTAAAAATGAGAAAGCTGAGCTTTTAAGCTTGGTGCAAAATTACGAGCAAAATAGTACGACGCAAATTGCTATCGTGACTCTTAAATCACTAGAAAATAAAAGCATAGAAGAGATCTCTCTTGAGATAGCTAGAGGCTACAAGCTGGGACAAAAACAAAGTAGTAATGGAGTGCTTTTAATAATCGCTCCAAACGAGAGAAAAATACGTATAGAAGTTGGTTATGGACTTGAAGGCATGCTAACTGACGCTATATCAAGCCAGATCATAAATGATGTGATAGTGCCTAAATTTAAGCAAGGCGATATGGGTGGTGGCGTGATAGAGGGCATAAGAGCCATCATAAAAGTGGCTAGTGGCGAAGAATTTGAAAGCGTGAGTGAAGATAAAGAGATACCGTTTGGAATATTTGCCTTTTTTGCTGGCATGATCTCGTGTTTTATCTCTGTCTTTTTAGGTAAATTTTTTATGCGAGTTGGCTTTAGTGCGTGTTTTGCAGGGCTTATATCTACGGTATTTGAGCAATTTTTTGGCGTGCAAAATTACTTCATTGTCTTTGCTATTGTGTTTGTAATATTTTTTATTATTTTAAAAAATGCCTTTAAAAAAAATACTCAAAGCAAAAATACACACAGTGATTTCGGGCGCGATAGATCAGACTCAAATAGCAGTGGTAGCGGCCATTCAAGTAGTTCAAGAGGTGGTGGCTTTAGTGGCGGCGGAGGCGGTTTTGGCGGAGGCGGAGCAAGTGGCAGTTGGTAA
- a CDS encoding LemA family protein has product MKNLIAVIIVIAALAFGAFKYINSFVALDENVNAKWSQVLNQYKRRAELVPNLVETVKGYAAHEQKIFEDVANARSKSMQVSVDASGLSDEAKMKEFMTAQSSFGLALGRLMAVSENYPELKANQNFLSLQSQLEGTENRISVAMHDYIEAVKEYNVALRSFPNKFIASAFYPELKPKQNLEISNEEKINPKVSFEK; this is encoded by the coding sequence ATGAAAAATTTAATAGCCGTTATTATAGTTATTGCTGCACTTGCTTTTGGTGCTTTTAAGTATATAAATTCATTTGTTGCACTTGATGAAAATGTAAATGCAAAGTGGTCACAGGTGTTAAATCAATATAAAAGAAGAGCCGAGCTTGTGCCAAATTTGGTTGAAACTGTAAAAGGCTACGCAGCTCATGAGCAAAAAATTTTTGAAGATGTGGCAAATGCTAGAAGTAAGAGCATGCAAGTAAGCGTTGATGCAAGTGGTCTTAGCGATGAAGCTAAGATGAAAGAATTTATGACAGCACAAAGCTCATTTGGCTTGGCGCTTGGTAGGCTTATGGCAGTTAGCGAGAACTATCCAGAGCTAAAAGCAAATCAAAATTTCTTATCTCTTCAGAGTCAGCTTGAGGGCACAGAAAACCGCATAAGCGTAGCAATGCATGATTATATCGAAGCTGTAAAAGAGTATAACGTAGCCCTTAGAAGCTTTCCTAATAAATTTATAGCAAGTGCTTTTTATCCTGAGCTAAAGCCAAAACAAAATCTTGAAATAAGTAACGAAGAGAAGATAAATCCAAAAGTTTCATTTGAGAAATGA
- a CDS encoding retention module-containing protein, whose product MAKEAGVVKFISGKAVAIDQNGNERELKVGDILYMGESIKTSDAADKITIVSNNGKEITIVGNDTLALNQSTIGAEGLADVSDLQNAILNGGDLTKLEETAAGGNTAAGGGDGVSLSDAKFAEGGHYSNINATYRNLSDTNRAFASYDSPISGYNGGDDTIIPSNPLVTFISDLNNDGTLSRVEHARDTNLNTSKVLITIPNDGTVRAGDILNITITKPDGNTENKTIPITPTIISNGYQFDAPIQTGKISKVDATITNFQGNVSGRSEDSVTSSGFSAPEVKFTEDNSPDNNLLTYTENAKDGNLNETPVLITVKDVIVGDVLHVTLTKPDGTTEVRNVPIDQNIIDNGYKIDNMPVEHGKPSKVEAYVADSTNTMRSATASDSTTLDVKPTLKFTEDTDDNIYLYDNENKQDNDFRSTTVEITLPKDVVIGDKIVITYTDPLTKQDTTKEISLTQEMIDNQKVNTSLPIFPDVRTSASVHVVDKNNVRKSEESDQDSVEPIGRNLYMTLPEEKTLHEISRQESAEDNEVNKTTARITLPNKIDNGDKLTLTITGPDPDDPVNNPSKTYTREFTIHMDSKGAVTSVTENGTSNVLTPIKSGDNQYTIDVSGIQLKHGEDTKIKAKITHSNPDRHTSISEPEVSASLEYVKKPEVIFGEANGTRSMSREQAMSDHDLNSTTVTIKLPKNAVSGDKLTVTIKEPNEATAREIKYTIGKDNNGKFFVKDSDGDKIDTETDGRSFKISGIKTATGLETKVTAEIKDKDGIQHSEDTSTVTISNINDMAVYFKEDADRNVSLTRAESKDADGDLHKTTVVVKVPNNVIAGDVVTVKIDNGTSPKTYKVTGRDPSGKIMLEDTSTHASITASDKNEIEIPGVEIIAGKTINVTTETTDASGGKKAEAQNHNTLEKLHEDMEITFEKDINNDGILGSSEATGATTIATIKLPSNFVLGDKLIVESHNEDTPNNKTTKTYEIVKDNNGKLIAKNGSEELDITDDADSNKVVKYTLGLTEDHKTIINAKVTDNTGADKVETNSDITLDAQGSGSGTGFRLFIDEDKDRNGVLSRDEAMKDGNLNTTSAILQIPTTVNSGDTIKVKVNGGAEKTYTVASNDGTNVTIKDAGGSIVALEPGNKLKISNVHIDKDHPAVVEATINGVTKIAKATLESVDTKNLKIEFVEDNASRDNVIDRDEAILDNDIKKTIISVQVPHNVTNGDKVAVTIKEPQTNGTTAARIINYTVSKTANGKISLTDDTTHVTTQLANNTIKIPGVAMLPGRETSAVATITNGAETTTSSEAKAKLAPLSEAGLSVSIVADKNDNGIISRDESGSKISKVHVSIPGSVIAGDKIDVKITNPNGSILTKHYEVMGKDVNGKIILKNLDDNSQQTLGRDTPLDLDATIAVDKETKAEVTLTDTFGESKTVSDTAHAEIDAIRGIMFNKDIKTSESGERSTTVKVYLNEDARNGDTVEFKYTDPDNHALTKTATYTLSAADIAKGTFDQELDINARSAYDLNVKASLKTSDGLESKSYEPYKPLHIGVENYTVKFDASKDMKGGEGHDTLVFDKQIVDLRGIANLDSKVESFENLELKGKTEIKFNVQNILDITDNPDTVLKIKGGDVDANGNKITKVDLDHKWDRDSNYDASGFKGYSSIDQINGKTIHIQIDDKIHTDL is encoded by the coding sequence TTGGCTAAAGAAGCTGGAGTAGTAAAATTTATTAGTGGCAAGGCGGTCGCTATCGATCAAAATGGAAATGAGAGAGAGCTAAAAGTAGGTGACATCCTTTATATGGGAGAGAGCATCAAGACAAGTGATGCCGCTGATAAAATAACAATTGTTTCAAATAATGGAAAAGAGATTACAATTGTAGGCAATGATACACTTGCTTTAAATCAAAGTACTATAGGCGCGGAAGGTTTGGCAGATGTTAGCGATTTGCAAAATGCTATTTTAAATGGTGGAGATCTAACAAAACTTGAAGAGACTGCTGCTGGTGGAAACACTGCTGCTGGTGGTGGAGATGGCGTTAGCCTAAGTGACGCTAAATTTGCTGAGGGTGGCCACTACTCAAACATTAATGCAACATATAGAAATTTAAGTGATACAAACAGAGCTTTTGCATCATACGATAGCCCAATAAGCGGATACAATGGTGGAGATGATACTATAATCCCAAGCAATCCTCTTGTAACTTTTATAAGCGATCTTAATAACGATGGTACTTTAAGCAGGGTTGAGCATGCACGTGATACAAATTTAAATACATCAAAAGTTCTTATTACAATTCCAAATGATGGCACAGTAAGGGCTGGAGATATACTAAATATCACTATAACTAAGCCAGATGGTAATACTGAAAATAAAACAATTCCTATCACTCCAACTATCATAAGCAATGGTTATCAGTTTGATGCACCAATACAGACTGGCAAAATTTCAAAAGTTGATGCAACTATTACAAATTTTCAAGGAAATGTTAGTGGTAGAAGTGAAGATAGCGTAACTTCAAGTGGCTTTAGTGCTCCAGAGGTTAAATTTACAGAGGATAACAGTCCTGATAATAATCTATTAACATATACTGAAAATGCTAAAGACGGCAATCTAAATGAAACTCCAGTACTTATAACTGTAAAAGATGTGATTGTTGGAGATGTGCTTCACGTGACTTTGACAAAGCCTGATGGTACAACTGAGGTTAGGAATGTGCCTATAGACCAAAATATAATAGATAATGGATATAAGATAGACAATATGCCAGTTGAACATGGCAAGCCTTCAAAAGTAGAAGCTTACGTAGCAGATAGCACAAACACGATGAGAAGTGCAACTGCAAGCGACTCTACTACTCTTGATGTAAAACCGACTTTGAAATTTACTGAAGATACAGATGATAATATCTATCTATATGATAATGAAAATAAGCAAGATAACGACTTTAGAAGCACGACGGTAGAAATAACTCTACCAAAAGATGTAGTTATTGGTGATAAGATTGTTATAACTTATACTGATCCACTAACTAAGCAAGATACAACAAAAGAAATTTCTCTTACACAAGAGATGATTGATAATCAAAAAGTAAATACCTCTCTTCCGATATTTCCAGATGTAAGAACATCAGCTAGTGTTCATGTGGTAGATAAAAACAATGTTCGAAAAAGTGAAGAGTCAGATCAAGATAGTGTAGAGCCTATTGGTAGAAATTTGTATATGACACTACCAGAAGAAAAGACTCTTCATGAAATTTCAAGACAAGAAAGTGCTGAAGACAATGAAGTAAATAAAACCACAGCAAGGATTACTCTGCCAAATAAAATTGACAATGGCGATAAGCTTACGCTAACTATTACTGGACCTGATCCTGATGATCCTGTAAATAATCCATCTAAAACTTATACAAGAGAATTTACTATACATATGGATAGTAAAGGTGCTGTGACTAGTGTAACAGAAAACGGAACTTCTAATGTTTTAACACCGATAAAATCAGGTGACAATCAATATACCATTGATGTTTCTGGTATACAGCTAAAGCATGGAGAAGATACGAAAATTAAGGCTAAAATCACACATTCAAATCCAGACAGGCATACATCTATAAGTGAGCCAGAAGTATCGGCTAGTTTAGAGTATGTAAAAAAACCTGAAGTTATCTTTGGAGAGGCTAATGGCACTAGGAGTATGAGTAGGGAGCAAGCTATGAGTGATCATGATCTTAATAGCACAACAGTCACTATAAAGCTTCCTAAAAATGCAGTAAGTGGAGATAAACTAACTGTAACTATAAAAGAGCCAAATGAAGCTACTGCTAGAGAAATAAAATATACTATTGGAAAAGATAATAATGGTAAGTTCTTTGTAAAAGATAGCGATGGCGATAAAATAGATACAGAAACAGATGGTAGAAGCTTTAAAATTTCTGGCATTAAAACAGCAACTGGTCTAGAAACTAAAGTAACAGCCGAGATAAAAGATAAAGATGGTATTCAGCATTCAGAAGATACAAGCACAGTTACTATCTCAAATATAAACGATATGGCGGTATATTTCAAAGAGGATGCTGACCGTAACGTATCCTTAACGAGAGCGGAGAGCAAGGACGCGGATGGCGACCTACATAAAACGACAGTAGTAGTAAAAGTGCCAAATAACGTTATAGCTGGCGATGTGGTAACTGTAAAAATAGATAATGGCACTTCACCTAAAACTTATAAGGTTACAGGTAGAGACCCAAGCGGTAAAATCATGCTAGAAGATACTTCTACTCATGCTTCTATAACTGCAAGTGATAAAAATGAGATAGAAATTCCTGGCGTAGAGATCATTGCTGGCAAGACCATCAATGTAACTACTGAGACCACCGATGCAAGTGGCGGCAAGAAAGCCGAAGCTCAAAATCATAATACTCTTGAAAAGCTTCATGAAGACATGGAGATAACTTTTGAAAAAGATATCAATAATGATGGTATTTTGGGTAGTTCAGAGGCAACTGGAGCGACTACTATAGCAACTATCAAGCTTCCTTCAAATTTTGTTTTAGGTGATAAATTAATAGTAGAGTCACACAACGAAGACACGCCAAACAATAAAACGACCAAGACATATGAGATAGTAAAAGACAATAACGGCAAATTGATAGCCAAAAATGGCAGTGAAGAGCTTGATATTACCGATGATGCTGATAGCAATAAAGTGGTCAAATATACACTTGGCTTAACAGAAGATCATAAGACTATCATTAATGCCAAGGTTACTGATAATACTGGCGCTGATAAGGTTGAGACAAATAGCGATATTACGCTTGATGCTCAAGGTAGCGGTTCTGGAACAGGCTTTAGGCTATTTATTGATGAGGATAAAGATAGAAACGGAGTTCTAAGTAGAGATGAAGCCATGAAGGATGGAAATTTAAATACCACTTCGGCAATACTTCAAATCCCAACCACTGTAAATAGTGGCGATACTATAAAAGTTAAGGTAAATGGTGGGGCAGAGAAAACTTATACCGTTGCTTCAAATGATGGTACAAACGTTACTATAAAAGATGCGGGTGGCAGCATTGTTGCACTTGAGCCAGGAAATAAACTAAAAATTTCTAATGTTCATATAGATAAAGATCATCCAGCAGTGGTTGAAGCTACTATAAATGGAGTAACAAAGATAGCTAAAGCTACATTGGAGTCAGTAGATACTAAAAATTTAAAGATTGAATTTGTTGAAGATAATGCAAGTAGAGACAATGTAATAGACAGAGATGAAGCTATTTTGGACAATGATATAAAAAAGACAATTATAAGCGTTCAGGTGCCACATAATGTCACAAATGGCGATAAGGTAGCAGTAACAATAAAAGAACCTCAAACTAATGGTACTACGGCTGCTAGGATTATAAATTACACAGTTTCAAAAACTGCCAATGGTAAAATTTCACTTACAGATGATACTACTCATGTTACTACACAGTTAGCAAACAATACTATAAAAATTCCTGGCGTTGCTATGCTTCCAGGTCGTGAAACTAGTGCAGTAGCTACTATAACAAATGGTGCTGAGACTACAACTAGCAGCGAAGCAAAAGCTAAACTTGCACCTTTAAGTGAAGCGGGATTAAGTGTAAGCATAGTTGCTGATAAAAATGATAATGGCATTATCTCAAGAGATGAGTCAGGTAGTAAAATTTCAAAGGTTCATGTTTCTATCCCGGGAAGCGTTATAGCAGGCGATAAGATAGATGTTAAGATAACAAATCCTAATGGATCTATCTTAACTAAACATTATGAAGTTATGGGAAAAGATGTAAATGGAAAAATTATACTTAAAAATTTAGATGATAATTCTCAACAAACGCTTGGCAGAGATACTCCACTTGATCTTGATGCTACTATCGCAGTTGATAAAGAAACAAAAGCTGAAGTTACTCTAACTGACACATTTGGTGAGAGCAAAACAGTAAGCGATACGGCACATGCTGAAATCGATGCTATAAGAGGCATCATGTTTAATAAAGATATAAAAACCTCAGAAAGTGGTGAGAGATCTACTACGGTTAAAGTTTATCTTAATGAAGATGCCAGAAATGGAGATACGGTAGAGTTTAAATACACTGATCCAGACAACCATGCATTAACTAAGACCGCAACATATACTCTATCAGCTGCAGATATAGCAAAGGGCACATTTGACCAAGAGCTTGATATCAATGCAAGATCAGCCTATGATCTAAATGTTAAAGCCTCACTTAAAACTTCAGATGGCTTAGAGTCCAAGTCTTACGAGCCTTATAAACCACTTCATATAGGCGTTGAAAACTATACGGTTAAATTTGACGCAAGCAAAGATATGAAAGGTGGTGAAGGTCATGATACTTTGGTATTTGATAAGCAAATAGTTGATCTTAGAGGCATTGCTAATCTTGATTCAAAAGTGGAAAGCTTTGAAAATCTTGAGCTTAAAGGAAAGACAGAGATCAAATTTAATGTACAAAATATCCTTGATATCACTGATAACCCTGATACGGTGCTTAAGATAAAAGGTGGTGATGTTGATGCTAATGGCAATAAAATCACAAAAGTTGATCTAGATCACAAATGGGATCGTGACTCTAACTACGACGCTAGTGGCTTTAAAGGCTACTCAAGCATAGATCAAATAAATGGAAAAACTATCCATATCCAAATAGACGACAAAATCCACACCGATCTTTAA
- a CDS encoding helix-hairpin-helix domain-containing protein, which translates to MSDFKKILYVGEATQADLLALGYIDIASLKGADPDEMFERTKALGCGSNRCILYVYRMVCYYANTPHPDKAKLK; encoded by the coding sequence TTGAGTGATTTTAAGAAAATCCTCTATGTTGGCGAAGCGACGCAGGCCGATCTGCTGGCACTCGGCTATATAGACATTGCTTCGTTAAAGGGTGCAGATCCAGACGAGATGTTTGAGCGCACAAAGGCGCTCGGATGCGGCAGCAATAGATGTATCCTCTATGTTTACCGTATGGTTTGCTACTATGCAAATACGCCGCACCCAGACAAAGCCAAACTAAAATGA